A portion of the Apus apus isolate bApuApu2 unplaced genomic scaffold, bApuApu2.pri.cur manual_scaffold_89_ctg1, whole genome shotgun sequence genome contains these proteins:
- the NDUFB11 gene encoding NADH dehydrogenase [ubiquinone] 1 beta subcomplex subunit 11, mitochondrial — MAALGRALRALRAGVRGRSTGPAGSLALPRAPLGADPHEEEPMLVAQRKNPDYHGFSADPDVDVLNMRAVFFAGISVAIVLGSVFIHYLPDYGLQQWARREAERLVRERESRGLPLLDSNYYDPARLALPPPE; from the exons ATGGCGGCGCTGGGGAGGGCACTGCGGGCGCTGCGGGCCGGCGTTCGGGGCCGCTCGACGGGACCCGCTGGGTCCTTGGCGCTGCCGCGGGCGCCGCTGGGAGCCGATCCCCACGAGGAAGAGCCGATGTTGGTGGCGCAGAGGAAG AACCCGGATTACCACGGCTTCTCCGCCGATCCGGATGTCGATGTCCTGAACATGCGGGCGGTTTTCTTCGCCGGCATCTCCGTTGCCATCGTCCTCGGCTCCGTCTTCATCCATTACCTGCCTGACTATGG gctgcagcagtgggCCCGGCGGGAGGCTGAGCGGCTCGTCCGGGAGCGAGAGAGTCGGGGGCTGCCCCTGCTGGACTCCAACTACTACGACCCTGCCCGCCTGGCCCTGCCCCCCCCCGAATGA